TGCGACGACCGCTCTTTGTGGTCAACCGCGGCATGGATGAGCGCTTGCATTTTCTGCTCACGGCGGGTTTTAGCAAATTGCACCCGACGCCCGCGTTGGCAGAGAAGTCCATTCTGTATTGCGATGGCCCGCTTAAGACTCAACTCGATGAGGGAACAGTGCTTGAGCAGCCGGATGCGATCCTGACGACGCTCCGGGTGAACCAGGATTTCGTTGCCTGGCGGCAAAAAGCTTTCCCGAACGTCGAGCGCACCTACACGCTGCATTGGGATGAGGACAGCCTCGCGCCCGGCATTTGCACCTGCTATGATAAAATTGCTGGAGCCGGCGTGGACTTGGTCTTGGCGCAGTTGCATCGCAACGAGCGCGGCACGCCGGAAACGCCGACCGTGGTGATGCTCGAAGGTGAGTGGCGCGAAGCGACATAGCACGCGAAGGCATCCTGCCCGTGTGTGCGGCTTTAATTGTCGTCGAAGCCCACGCGCATGAATCGCGGATTGCCGGGGGTAATGATCGTTGGGTCGCGCAGGGTAAGGGTCCACGTGCCATCGCCGTTGTCCGTGGAAGATTGCAACGCGGCGACGGATGCATTGCCCGTCGACCAACTGCCGGTGTAGGTGACGCTGGTTGAGTCCCAGCCAATAAGGTCGCTGCCGGTTTCGACGGTGTAGTTCAGGTCGTTGTCGGACTCTTGCAGGATGATGGTGAGCTCGCCAAAATCGTCGCCTGCGTCATTGACGACGGCATAGGTGCCCGCGGTGTGCTGATCGCTGAGCAATGGGTCGAAGTTGAGCGCGTATTCCTCGTAATTGCTGAGGCCGTCGTTATCGGCGTCTTCGTTGGGCGGGAATTGGGTTAGGTCGCTGGAGCCGAATTTTGCGCTGGCCCAGCTGCCATATCCGCTGGGGACATTAACGCCGCTATAGGCAGTGATGATGGCCTGAATGTCCGAGCCGTAGTTGCCGACATAGGAGAAACCGGTGAGGTTGCGCCTGTCTTCGCTGATGGGGCTGGGGTCAATGTCGGTCGAGCCGATAAACCAGTTCATGCCGATGATGGTTAGCTCGCCTTCGATGTCCATGAGCATGGGGGCACCGGAATCCTGATCTTGCAGGTATGCTTCGTAGCTAACGTAGTCCGAATCGGTGGCGATATCCTCAAGCGCGATAATCGTGGGCCCCGTCGCTCCGCTGACGGTGATGCTGCTCTGAAACGACGACATACGGTTTTTGCCCAGACCGGTATCCAGCGCTACGTTGGGAGACGTCGGCGACTTGCCCACCATGAAAATCTCCGCATCAGCGAAATCTGATTGGTTGAACTGGAGTGAGCTGCTCAGCGTGACGTCGGTAAACGCTAACGGCTGGTAGGTGCCGGGCAGGGGCTCATTCAGGATGCCGATCCACAGGTCAGTGTTGCCCAAGCGCTCTTCGGCCACGATGGTGCGCGAAGCGGTCGCGCCGCCAGGATCATTGGTCGCGTAAAAAGTAATGCTGCTGCCAACTGTCGGGTGAAAGTGGTTCGCGCTGATAATCACATTACTGCTGATTAGCGTGCCCCAGCGATTGCCACTTTTGCCGATCGCAGAGAGGTTGTAGGCTCCCGCGATGAAGCTGGCGTCGTTCGTAAAGCGATCATTGGTGGCGTTGGTAAAGCCATCAATAATCATGTCCGCACGGGCTGCCGAGGCAGCAAGCACCAAGGCAACGACACTGGCGGTGAGGGGAGATTTCACGGTTCTTAGCATGCAAATTTCGCGAAAAATGGCAATTCTTTGCACTGAGGGTGATCGGCGCAGATTCCCAGAACCTAACCCTGCTGCCAGCCTATGGTTACGACTTTACCAAATGTTTACGCTTTGTGCGTGGCCTTGGGACGCTTGCGTTCCGGGTAGAGCGTCGTGCAAATCGGGCAGATGGTTCCATCGCAGCCGCGCGCGGTACAGTGCTCCCGCCCATAGTAGATGATCTGTAGGTGCAGTTTATTCCAGCGCTCGACGGGGAAGATGCGCTTCAGGTCCTTTTCCGTTTGGGCGACGCTCTTGCCGGTCGTCAGACCCCAGCGCTGGGCCAGGCGATGGATATGCGTATCGACCGGAAAGCTCGGCACACCAAAGGCTTGTGCCATCACGACTTGCGCCGTCTTGTGGCCGACGCCGGGCAGCGCCTCCAGCGCATCGATATCGGCCGGGACTTGTCCGCCGTGTTGCGCCATTAAAATCTCCGACAGGCCGTGAATCGCCTTGGCCTTGCGTGGGGCCAGACCGCAGGGGCGGACAATGGCATTGATCGCGTCTACGCTTTGGCGACACATGTCGGCGGGGTTGTCGGCGAGCGCCCAGAGGGCAGGGGTGGTCAGGTTGACGCGTTTATCCGTGCACTGTGCCGAGAGCAGCACCGCCACGAGCAGGGTATAGGGGTCTTTGTGATCGAGGGGGATCGGCGTCTCGGGGTAGAGCTCCTCAAGGCGTTGATCCACGTAGGCTGCGCGCTCGGTCTTGGTCATCGCCAACAAGGCAGGCTAAAACGGGATGGTTGGCAACGCCGGTTTGCGTCTAAAAATTCCAGCCGCCCTGCAGGCCGATGGCGACGCCGGGATCGGTCTTGATCGTGCGGTAATTGTTGCGGCTGTAGCGGAAGTCGAACTCGCGGTAAACAATGCCCTCGACGTAGCCGCGAACATAGAGCGACTTCAGGAAGCGCTGGGTCACACCGACCGAGACGACCACGGAATCCTTATCGACAATCGGATCGCCAGTCAGGCCGGGCTGGATGGTTTGGTTCTTCAAACGGAAGGTGTCGCTCTCGTATTGGGTGGTGAAGTCGACGTTGGTCTGATTGTCGCCAAAGACGTCGTAGGTCAGGGTGAAGCCATTGAAAGTGCGCAGGTTCAGCTGGTCGGTGATCTGCCAGTTGAGGATGGGCAAGGGAAGGACCTTGAGGTCGTATTCGGTTTGCCCGATCACCATCACGCCGAGGCTGACGGAATTGCGCTTGCCCCAGTAATACGTGCCGCCGAAGCCAAACCGGTAGGAGTAGCCGTCGCCCAGGCTGGCCCCACTGGTTTCCGCACCGAGTGAGCCGCCGAGCAGCCCGAAAACACCCCAGTCTGTGCCGTCA
This is a stretch of genomic DNA from Cerasicoccus sp. TK19100. It encodes these proteins:
- a CDS encoding endonuclease III domain-containing protein encodes the protein MTKTERAAYVDQRLEELYPETPIPLDHKDPYTLLVAVLLSAQCTDKRVNLTTPALWALADNPADMCRQSVDAINAIVRPCGLAPRKAKAIHGLSEILMAQHGGQVPADIDALEALPGVGHKTAQVVMAQAFGVPSFPVDTHIHRLAQRWGLTTGKSVAQTEKDLKRIFPVERWNKLHLQIIYYGREHCTARGCDGTICPICTTLYPERKRPKATHKA